The following are encoded together in the Bombus pyrosoma isolate SC7728 linkage group LG17, ASM1482585v1, whole genome shotgun sequence genome:
- the LOC122576931 gene encoding uncharacterized protein LOC122576931: MNVEPPLFLISDPVKKRRKKKQRKRYKRGGVKCREQERRSLVRRQFLSAWIDAANPLSSSFSGDPPVVDFTLSEKDTTGLPPCPPSVEFLITDECVKVRRPEEIPAEILDAHIRHHLSGQGGISPIVRLWCMNMFRQIYPEESFPDVPCFDFDFIS, from the exons atgaACGTAGAGCCACCTTTATTCTTGATATCTGATCCAGTTAAAAAG CGCAGGAAGAAAAAGCAACGCAAGAGATATAAGCGTGGGGGTGTGAAATGTCGAGAACAGGAGCGAAGATCACTCGTGCGTCGGCAGTTTCTTTCGGCCTGGATCGATGCCGCGAATCCTttgtcgtcgtcgttctcTGGTGATCCTCCCGTCGTCGATTTTACGTTATCCGAAAAGGATACCACAGGGCTTCCACCGTGTCCGCCTTCTGTCGAATTTCTCATCACCGACGAGTGTGTGAAAGTTCGTCGGCCCGAGGAGATTCCCGCTGAGATTTTAGATGCTCACATACGTCATCATCTTTCCGGCCAGGGAGGAATTTCGCCCATTGTACGTCTCTGGTGTATGAACATGTTCCGTCAGATATATCCCGAGGAAAGTTTCCCTGATGTTCCTtgtttcgatttcgattttatttcataa